The following coding sequences are from one Triticum aestivum cultivar Chinese Spring chromosome 5A, IWGSC CS RefSeq v2.1, whole genome shotgun sequence window:
- the LOC123108503 gene encoding gibberellin 2-beta-dioxygenase 6-like, giving the protein MPASAEVATTNDPPLVDSYCALLLGGELGSSSGFVPAAQALSAESLTVLQRDLPTIDLKRLTSGDPRERDVCADAMASAASEWGFFQVTNHGVGRELLEEMRREQAVLFHQPFDTKEKAGLVDGSYRWGNPTATSLRQLSWSEAFHVPLASICGEDCVHAQLSSLSLRYPLCPFADTLGMVPHTDSDFLTIVCQDQVGGLEIMNDSHWVAVKPHPDALVVNVGDLFQAWSNNRYKSVEHKVVANSKAERFSVAYFLCPSHDSLIGTYGKPSPYRPFTFGEYRRKVQDDVRQTGKKIGLPNFLKCSTIS; this is encoded by the exons ATGCCTGCCTCCGCCGAGGTCGCTACCACCAACGACCCGCCTCTGGTGGACAGCTATTGTGCGCTTCTCCTCGGAGGCGAGCTTGGAAGCAGCAGCGGCTTTGTGCCCGCGGCGCAGGCGCTGTCGGCGGAGAGCCTGACCGTGCTCCAGCGTGACCTGCCAACGATCGACTTGAAGCGCCTGACGAGCGGCGACCCGAGGGAGAGGGACGTGTGTGCCGACGCCATGGCGAGCGCGGCGTCGGAGTGGGGGTTCTTCCAGGTGACCAACCACGGCGTGGGGCGGGAGCTCCTGGAAGAGatgaggcgggagcaggcggtgcTATTTCACCAGCCGTTCGATACCAAGGAGAAGGCCGGACTCGTAGACGGCTCGTATCGGTGGGGCAACCCGACGGCAACGTCGCTCCGTCAGCTTTCCTGGTCGGAGGCCTTCCACGTTCCGCTCGCGAGCATCTGTGGGGAAGACTGCGTGCACGCACAGCTCAGCTCCTTGAGTTTGAG GTACCCGTTGTGCCCGTTCGCGGACACGTTGGGCATGGTGCCACACACGGACAGCGACTTCCTCACCATCGTCTGCCAGGACCAGGTTGGGGGCCTGGAGATCATGAACGACTCCCACTGGGTCGCCGTGAAACCCCACCCCGACGCGCTCGTTGTCAACGTTGGTGATTTGTTCCAG GCATGGAGCAACAACAGGTACAAGAGCGTGGAGCACAAGGTGGTGGCCAACTCCAAGGCGGAGCGCTTCTCCGTCGCCTACTTCCTGTGCCCGTCGCATGACTCGCTCATCGGCACATACGGCAAGCCGTCGCCGTACAGGCCGTTTACCTTTGGAGAGTACAGGAGGAAGGTGCAGGATGATGTCAGGCAAACGGGGAAAAAGATTGGGCTCCCCAACTTTCTCAAATGTTCTACGATAAGTTGA